One stretch of Thermococcus sp. 21S9 DNA includes these proteins:
- the priL gene encoding DNA primase large subunit PriL gives MPDPFGREAQELIRREFGDVLTLLERIPSSIGPDEALSLVRWMLKSKEPPEELLTVDTLEELRDLFRFYALLGALAFSPYGIEAEFVKKAAAKLYRARIERKGSLEGSLLKIEPAEGIPDRDRKILERAMDKSLPEEEREKLKLKYRMHLSEFLELWEGSLKEVYVRKGYAYLRWDEALKLWEMAFERRFDKAVSLLADVREELPEFYEELKEKLEELANEYFKERLEKLGKVGAKPLRFDLFPPCVKEALKGVPAGMRNYAITVLLTSFLSYARICPNPPRKDVRVKDCVSDLRVIEEEILPVIIEAGNRCKPPLFEDQPHEIKNIWYHLGFGLTDKPALEDSGNSTWYFPPNCDKIRANAPQLCKPDRYCRGVKNPLTYYLRRLAGEERSETGERGEESG, from the coding sequence ATGCCAGACCCCTTTGGAAGGGAGGCGCAGGAACTAATAAGGCGTGAATTTGGCGATGTTTTAACGCTCCTCGAGAGAATTCCATCAAGCATAGGCCCAGATGAAGCCCTCTCACTTGTCAGGTGGATGCTCAAATCAAAGGAACCCCCCGAGGAACTCCTAACCGTTGACACACTCGAAGAACTCAGAGACCTTTTCAGATTCTACGCCCTCCTCGGGGCGCTGGCTTTCTCTCCCTATGGCATCGAGGCCGAGTTCGTGAAGAAAGCAGCTGCGAAGCTCTACCGCGCGAGAATAGAGAGGAAAGGCTCGCTGGAGGGGAGCCTTCTGAAGATTGAACCGGCCGAGGGAATACCCGACAGGGACAGAAAGATACTGGAAAGGGCGATGGACAAAAGCCTGCCAGAGGAGGAGAGAGAAAAGCTCAAGCTGAAGTACAGAATGCACCTGAGCGAGTTCCTCGAGCTCTGGGAGGGGTCGCTGAAAGAGGTTTACGTAAGGAAAGGATACGCCTACCTCCGCTGGGACGAGGCGTTAAAGCTCTGGGAGATGGCCTTTGAGAGGCGCTTCGATAAAGCCGTCAGCCTTCTTGCTGACGTCAGGGAGGAACTTCCCGAATTCTACGAGGAGCTTAAGGAGAAGCTCGAGGAGCTGGCGAACGAGTACTTTAAGGAGAGGCTCGAGAAACTCGGAAAGGTTGGCGCGAAGCCACTCCGCTTCGACCTCTTCCCACCGTGCGTTAAGGAAGCCCTCAAGGGTGTCCCGGCCGGAATGAGGAACTACGCGATTACAGTTCTCCTAACGAGCTTCCTGAGCTACGCGCGCATCTGTCCAAATCCACCGAGGAAGGACGTCCGCGTTAAGGACTGCGTAAGTGACTTAAGGGTCATCGAGGAGGAGATTCTGCCGGTTATAATCGAGGCAGGCAACCGCTGTAAGCCACCGCTCTTCGAAGACCAGCCCCACGAGATTAAGAACATCTGGTACCACCTTGGCTTCGGCTTAACCGATAAGCCAGCGCTCGAGGACAGTGGGAACTCGACGTGGTACTTCCCGCCGAACTGCGACAAGATAAGGGCCAACGCTCCCCAGTTATGCAAGCCGGACAGGTACTGCAGGGGAGTCAAGAACCCGCTGACGTACTATCTGAGAAGGCTCGCGGGGGAGGAGCGGAGCGAAACCGGTGAAAGGGGTGAGGAAAGTGGCTGA
- a CDS encoding DUF5748 family protein, which yields MHFDVVKEFLEEIGADWIELDGEIHLEPEVFYEVWKYIGQPELKTYVVEDEVVEPGSYDPPEMKYTDVKKIKVKKVYFETLDGKRIVTDYSEFQRIMKEKSA from the coding sequence ATGCACTTCGACGTTGTAAAGGAGTTCTTGGAAGAGATTGGCGCCGACTGGATTGAGCTCGACGGCGAAATCCACCTCGAGCCCGAGGTCTTCTACGAGGTTTGGAAATACATCGGCCAGCCCGAGCTGAAGACCTACGTCGTTGAGGACGAGGTCGTCGAGCCAGGCTCCTACGACCCGCCCGAGATGAAGTACACCGACGTCAAGAAGATTAAGGTCAAGAAGGTGTACTTCGAGACCCTCGACGGCAAGAGAATCGTGACGGATTACTCCGAGTTCCAGAGGATTATGAAGGAGAAGTCCGCCTGA
- a CDS encoding ATPase domain-containing protein produces the protein MTREVWQVRRVKTGIPGFDDLVEGGFPEGTTVLVTGPTGSGKTTFAVQFVYKGVELYDEPGVIVTLEERAQDLRREMRTFGWDIEQYEREGKIAIVDGVSAVVGLPSEEQYVLEGNLNAEDFLRYVYRVVKAINAKRLVIDSIPSIAFRLKKEEEIREMLLQLNTILLEMGVTSILTTEAPDPSRGKISRYGVEEYISRGVILLDFIEREVELKRYLLIRKMRETRHSMKKYPFEITEEGIVVYPSGEIY, from the coding sequence ATGACCAGAGAGGTGTGGCAAGTTCGCAGGGTCAAGACCGGGATTCCCGGTTTTGACGACCTCGTTGAGGGAGGATTCCCCGAGGGAACCACGGTCCTTGTAACCGGTCCCACCGGAAGCGGTAAGACAACGTTCGCGGTTCAGTTCGTTTACAAGGGTGTTGAGCTCTACGATGAACCCGGAGTAATAGTCACCCTCGAGGAGAGAGCGCAGGACCTCAGGAGGGAGATGAGGACCTTTGGATGGGACATAGAGCAGTACGAGCGTGAGGGCAAGATAGCCATTGTGGACGGCGTCAGTGCCGTCGTGGGGCTTCCCTCGGAGGAGCAGTACGTTCTTGAGGGAAACCTTAACGCCGAGGACTTCTTGAGGTACGTCTACCGCGTTGTTAAGGCAATCAACGCCAAGAGGCTTGTCATAGACTCGATTCCATCCATAGCCTTCCGCCTCAAGAAGGAAGAGGAAATCCGGGAGATGCTCCTCCAGCTCAACACGATACTCCTTGAGATGGGCGTCACGTCAATCCTCACGACCGAGGCCCCCGACCCGAGCAGGGGCAAAATCAGCAGGTACGGCGTCGAGGAGTACATCTCCAGGGGCGTCATTCTGCTCGACTTCATCGAGAGGGAGGTTGAACTCAAGCGCTATCTCTTAATCAGGAAGATGCGTGAGACCAGGCACTCGATGAAAAAGTACCCCTTCGAGATAACCGAAGAGGGCATAGTCGTTTACCCGAGCGGGGAAATCTACTGA
- a CDS encoding class I SAM-dependent rRNA methyltransferase has translation MARVIVDAQAARAIGKGAMIVFKKGVVRTEGDFEPGDIVEVYTRGGKFLGRGFVNPNSNIMVRLLIKDKDTPITKELFKERIRKANEYRKKVLGYDKAYRMVYGEADYLPGLIVDRFNEIASLQISSVGMEKFKLDLAEVIMEVEPEIETVFEKNTGRSRRREGLPEIERVLLGKEKYRTIIEEGKAKFIVDMRGQKTGFFLDQRENRIALEKYVKPGMRVLDVFTYTGGFAIHAAVAGAEEVVAVDKSPRAIETAKENARLNGVEDKMKFIAGSAFPVMEEMLRKGEKFDIVILDPPAFVQHEKDLQRGLRAYFNVNYAGLKLVKEGGILVTCSCSQHVDMQTFKDMVIAAGAKAGKFLKMLEPYRTQAPDHPILMASKDTEYLKCLFLYVEDMR, from the coding sequence ATGGCGAGGGTAATCGTTGACGCCCAGGCGGCGAGGGCCATAGGGAAGGGCGCGATGATAGTCTTCAAGAAAGGTGTCGTGAGAACCGAGGGTGACTTCGAGCCCGGAGACATAGTCGAGGTCTACACAAGGGGAGGGAAGTTCCTCGGCAGGGGCTTCGTCAACCCCAACTCGAACATAATGGTTCGCCTGCTCATCAAAGATAAAGACACCCCGATAACGAAGGAGCTCTTCAAGGAGAGGATTAGGAAGGCTAACGAGTACAGGAAGAAGGTTCTCGGCTACGACAAGGCTTACAGAATGGTCTACGGCGAGGCAGACTATCTACCGGGCTTAATAGTCGACCGCTTCAACGAGATAGCCTCGCTTCAGATTTCGAGCGTTGGCATGGAGAAGTTTAAGCTCGATTTGGCCGAGGTGATAATGGAGGTCGAGCCTGAGATAGAGACCGTCTTCGAGAAGAACACTGGGCGCTCGAGGAGAAGGGAAGGACTGCCCGAGATAGAGCGCGTTCTCCTCGGTAAGGAGAAGTACAGGACGATAATAGAGGAGGGAAAGGCCAAGTTCATCGTCGACATGCGCGGTCAGAAGACGGGCTTCTTCCTCGACCAGCGCGAGAACAGGATAGCTCTGGAGAAGTACGTCAAGCCGGGAATGAGGGTTCTCGACGTCTTCACCTACACCGGTGGCTTCGCGATACACGCGGCGGTTGCCGGGGCCGAGGAAGTGGTTGCCGTTGACAAGTCCCCACGGGCAATTGAAACCGCCAAGGAGAACGCCAGGCTCAACGGTGTTGAAGATAAAATGAAGTTCATCGCCGGTTCCGCATTCCCCGTTATGGAGGAGATGCTCAGGAAGGGCGAGAAGTTCGACATAGTTATCCTCGACCCCCCTGCCTTCGTCCAGCACGAAAAGGACCTCCAGCGCGGGCTTAGAGCGTACTTCAACGTGAACTACGCCGGCTTGAAGCTCGTTAAGGAAGGCGGAATCCTCGTCACCTGCTCCTGCTCCCAGCACGTTGACATGCAGACGTTCAAGGACATGGTCATCGCCGCTGGGGCAAAAGCCGGCAAGTTCCTCAAGATGCTCGAGCCCTACAGAACCCAGGCCCCGGACCACCCGATACTCATGGCCTCGAAGGACACCGAATACCTTAAGTGTCTCTTCCTCTACGTTGAGGATATGCGCTGA
- the priS gene encoding DNA primase catalytic subunit PriS translates to MAELLREVSREERELYYKGEWKAERIPKFIIDSLEKREFGFDHTGEGPSDRKNVFADVRDLEDYVKATSPYAIYTSVALYHEPAQMEGWLGAELVFDIDAKDLPLRRCMDRHPSGQVCPICLEDAKELARDTLVVLKEDFGFENVHVVYSGRGYHIRVLDEWALRLDAKAREKILAYISASEEVTYEDVMSRRIMLSSGYFRVFRLRFGYFIKRANENHLISAGIKKGLARRILSDENRERIVRSFVERGLLASFPSGVGYKTLIRLFSISSTFSKAYFDGRVTVDVKRILRLPSSLHSKVGLITTYIGPDEGKLEKFNPFRDAVPEFRKEEVEEAYEEWESSL, encoded by the coding sequence GTGGCTGAACTGCTCAGAGAGGTCAGCCGGGAGGAGCGGGAGCTCTACTATAAAGGCGAGTGGAAGGCCGAGAGGATTCCGAAGTTCATCATTGATAGCCTCGAAAAGCGCGAGTTCGGCTTTGACCACACCGGAGAGGGGCCGAGCGACAGGAAGAACGTATTCGCCGACGTTAGAGATTTGGAGGACTACGTTAAGGCCACCTCCCCCTACGCAATCTACACCTCCGTTGCTCTCTACCACGAACCGGCCCAGATGGAGGGATGGCTTGGAGCGGAGCTCGTCTTCGACATAGACGCGAAAGATTTGCCTCTCAGGAGGTGCATGGACAGGCACCCGAGCGGGCAGGTGTGTCCAATCTGTCTGGAGGACGCGAAGGAACTCGCGAGGGACACGCTGGTGGTTCTCAAGGAGGACTTCGGCTTCGAGAACGTCCACGTGGTTTACTCTGGCAGGGGCTACCACATAAGGGTTCTCGACGAATGGGCGTTGAGGCTCGACGCCAAGGCCAGGGAGAAAATTTTAGCCTACATCAGCGCCTCGGAGGAAGTAACCTACGAGGACGTGATGAGCAGGAGGATTATGCTGTCGAGTGGCTACTTCAGGGTGTTTAGGCTTCGCTTCGGCTACTTCATAAAGAGGGCCAACGAGAACCACCTGATAAGCGCCGGGATAAAGAAGGGACTGGCTAGGAGAATTCTGAGCGATGAAAACCGGGAGAGAATCGTCAGGAGCTTCGTCGAGAGGGGTTTACTCGCCTCTTTCCCGAGCGGAGTCGGTTACAAAACGCTGATAAGGCTCTTCTCGATATCGAGCACCTTCTCCAAGGCCTACTTCGACGGGCGCGTTACGGTCGATGTAAAGAGAATCCTCCGCCTGCCGTCGAGCCTGCACTCCAAGGTCGGGCTGATAACGACCTACATCGGCCCCGATGAGGGGAAACTTGAAAAGTTCAACCCCTTCAGGGACGCCGTCCCGGAGTTCAGGAAGGAGGAAGTCGAGGAAGCGTACGAGGAGTGGGAGAGCTCGCTATGA
- a CDS encoding tripartite tricarboxylate transporter permease: protein MLREALLGLLLGTFTGITPGIHVNTLASMLRGFGLSAVALFAMGLTHTFLDVIPSTFLGVPDEGTALGVLPAHRLVLRGKGLEVVRIALIASFLAVLFFLPLVPLYIRLAPRYRPAFGKLTVLLLILLLVFTERGVKKIYALFIILLSGLLGLFILSLPLNEPFYALFTGLFGVPVIVSSLLAGTRRVEPGSPELEITPKRLALFSFMGTLFGMLASLLPAFTASQAALLGSFISRDERSFLAIVYSVNTANFLFAFINFLTTGRERNGVVTLMEPLGVKALPAFFIVALFVGLAVLIYGEPLAELLAGALSRLPYRFINLAVLAFLILLAFIFDGLPGLLALTASSIVGYLAVILGVKRTNCMGSLMLPVLLR from the coding sequence TTGCTCCGGGAAGCACTGTTAGGCCTCCTGCTCGGCACTTTCACGGGAATAACTCCCGGAATCCACGTGAACACTTTGGCTTCAATGCTCCGCGGTTTCGGCCTGAGCGCGGTAGCTCTCTTTGCGATGGGACTAACGCATACGTTCCTCGATGTAATCCCTTCAACCTTTCTCGGCGTTCCAGACGAAGGAACGGCCCTCGGCGTTTTGCCGGCTCACAGGCTCGTGCTCAGAGGTAAGGGCCTTGAAGTCGTCAGGATAGCGCTCATCGCGAGCTTTCTGGCGGTTCTCTTCTTCCTCCCCCTGGTTCCCCTCTACATCCGCCTCGCTCCCCGCTACAGGCCGGCCTTTGGAAAGCTCACCGTCCTGCTCCTAATCCTTCTCCTCGTCTTTACCGAGAGGGGCGTGAAAAAGATTTATGCGCTCTTCATAATTCTCCTCTCCGGGCTTCTTGGCCTTTTTATTCTCTCACTCCCGCTGAATGAGCCTTTCTATGCGCTCTTCACAGGACTCTTCGGCGTTCCTGTCATAGTCTCCTCCCTCCTGGCTGGGACCAGGAGAGTAGAGCCCGGCAGTCCTGAGCTTGAGATTACTCCCAAAAGGCTCGCCCTGTTCTCTTTCATGGGGACGCTCTTCGGTATGCTGGCTTCCCTCCTCCCTGCCTTCACGGCATCGCAGGCGGCTCTGCTTGGCTCGTTTATCTCTCGGGACGAGCGCTCGTTCCTGGCAATCGTCTACTCCGTTAACACCGCCAACTTCCTCTTCGCCTTCATCAACTTCCTCACAACGGGAAGGGAAAGAAACGGAGTGGTGACGCTGATGGAGCCCTTGGGTGTCAAAGCCCTCCCGGCGTTCTTCATCGTTGCGCTCTTTGTGGGCCTTGCAGTTCTCATTTACGGCGAGCCCCTTGCTGAGCTTCTGGCGGGGGCCCTTTCGAGGCTCCCGTACCGGTTTATCAACCTCGCCGTTCTGGCGTTTCTGATTCTCCTGGCCTTCATCTTCGACGGCCTTCCGGGCCTGCTCGCGCTGACGGCTTCATCGATTGTTGGCTATCTGGCCGTTATCCTCGGGGTGAAGAGGACCAACTGCATGGGCTCCCTGATGCTCCCGGTCCTGCTAAGATGA